One window from the genome of Hippoglossus hippoglossus isolate fHipHip1 chromosome 6, fHipHip1.pri, whole genome shotgun sequence encodes:
- the arsa gene encoding arylsulfatase A isoform X2 → MDVTSLLLLLFLSSLCCSCCFGAAPPNFVLVFADDLGFGDLGCYGHPTSLTPNLDRLAAGGLRFTDFYCTSPVCSPSRASLLTGRYQTRSGIYPGVLYPGSIGGLPLNETTIAEVLKPQGYATAAVGKWHLGFGANGMFLPTKQGFDQYMGIPYSHDQGPCRNLTCFPPDVKCFGFCDIGVVTVPLMHNDVIKQQPVDFLDLEKTYSDFATNFITTSAKKNQPFFLYYPSHHTHYPQYAGPGAAGKSLRGPYGDALLEFDNTIGNLLTTLEKTGVINNTLVFFTSDNGPELMRMSRGGNAGPLKCGKGTTYDGGMREPAIAYWPGTIKPGVTHELASTLDILPTISALAGAKLPQVKLDGVDMTEILVQRGKSKRETMMFYPTDPSEMYGLFALRLGKYKAHYYTRGATHSGTTPDNDCSVFAVLKAHDPPLLFDLELDPSENYPLPLMGKPDLQALLERMKRVKQQFEASMVFGQSQVSKGIDHSLEPCCNPQCTPKPNCCQC, encoded by the exons CGATGATTTGGGTTTCGGGGATCTGGGCTGTTACGGACATCCCACCTCTCTCACCCCGAACCTGGACCGTCTGGCCGCGGGAGGACTCCGCTTCACCGACTTCTACTGCACCAGCCCGGTGTGCAGCCCGTCCAG AGCATCGTTGTTGACGGGACGTTACCAGACTCGCTCCGGCATCTACCCAGGAGTGTTGTACCCGGGCTCCATAGGCGGACTTCCTCTGAATGAGACCACCATCGCTGAGGTCCTGAAACCTCAGGGCTACGCCACAGCTGCCGTGGGAAAGTGGCACCTGGGATTTGGGGCTAATGGCATGTTTCTTCCGACCAAGCAGGGGTTTGACCAGTACATGGGGATCCCTTACTCCCATGA CCAGGGCCCCTGTCGGAACTTGACTTGTTTCCCTCCAGATGTGAAGTGTTTCGGATTCTGTGATATCGGCGTAGTAACCGTCCCGCTAATGCACAATGACGTCATCAAGCAGCAACCGGTCGACTTCCTGGACCTGGAGAAGACGTACAGTGACTTCGCAACCAACTTCATCACCACATCGGCCAAGAAGAATCAACCTTTCTTCCTCTACTATCCCTCTCAT cacaCCCACTACCCCCAGTATGCAGGTCCAGGGGCCGCCGGGAAGTCTTTAAGGGGCCCATATGGAGATGCTCTGCTGGAGTTTGACAACACTATCGGAAACCTACTGACAACCCTGGAGAAGACAGGAGTCATCAACAACACTCTGGTCTTCTTCACTTCAGACAATgg aCCTGAGCTGATGCGTATGTCCCGTGGCGGTAACGCTGGCCCTCTGAAATGTGGGAAAGGCACCACATATGACGGCGGCATGAGGGAGCCAGCCATCGCGTACTGGCCAGGGACCATCAAACCAG GTGTGACTCATGAGCTGGCCAGCACACTAGACATCCTCCCCACCATCTCAGCCCTGGCAGGAGCCAAACTGCCCCAGGTGAAGCTGGATGGAGTCGATATGACAGAGATCCTTGTCCAGCGAGGAAAG AGTAAAAGGGAGACGATGATGTTCTACCCCACAGACCCCAGTGAGATGTATGGTCTGTTTGCTCTCAGGTTGGGGAAGTACAAGGCCCACTACTACACACGAG GTGCCACCCACAGCGGCACGACCCCGGACAATGACTGCTCAGTATTCGCTGTTCTCAAGGCCCATGACCCCCCTCTGCTTTTCGACCTGGAGCTTGACCCCTCTGAGAACTACCCTCTCCCTCTGATGGGGAAACCCGACCTCCAAGCCCTgctggagaggatgaagagagtCAAGCAGCAGTTTGAAGCCTCCATGGTGTTTGGGCAGAGCCAGGTATCAAAAGGAATAGACCACAGCCTGGAGCCGTGCTGCAATCCTCAGTGTACCCCCAAACCCAACTGCTGCCAGTGCTGA
- the mapk8ip2 gene encoding C-Jun-amino-terminal kinase-interacting protein 2 isoform X1 yields MADRAEMFSLSTFHSLSPPGCRPSHDISLEEFDDEDLSEITDDCGIGLNYDSDPYEKDSLILEKSDMHHPICSFQDDFQEFEMIDDEDDDDEEEEDEEVDPDTPQSPFASPPLSPTLGTIKSRPTTLNLTTAVSQDSLNNNSSQSPKKGSWQDSLRNPTSQGRLSPTHSCLEDGSHVTGQCPVSPVSQAPGSQTKGTPHKQTGEGGNPQSPHRPLLCDSEGNRRERPEYGSFGQLKSHSCTGDVTEPKADPLIQTARVPSVDEHSQCSDTEVDHDLNSHHNHKHSNRCATDTYTITSESGIEPENDPDPDGTSHCLSSTAPMGANDGADTPLTDEELEKDFEVEFMCKETYDMVCKEKQSAYIEFPCIEPSEPVSFSSYMSSSHSEALEQSNSTDTQANSAMEAAANDSTSPSSDPGIADMNQRGYLTSDQDKDLSSPGSDSDIEGELEAAFACGGPVVSNMISSISETELDLTSDESSSGRSSHLTNSIEEASSPTSDQELDPDTELEQDSGIVGLKASLLLGQPDPIKEGSPLPSPSPLPSPTMATPSPVDSPILPPEPYDDGEALMGLQNVDDELSCEHQADPDETLPPAQSCEDSLSRQMVLQIEPDHSMESFKRSFYLPVGPRLIQSSDEYDGTSEGDSESESEDDLSENSDSPWLLSNLVNRMISEGSYPISCPEECFKRKVSVSDTISPSSDIGEGDGFNDEDRERKAEMEESEEEEKEGEEYRMERMEPGERRSVESSKEGVVISPCLYMSNSTGDTATPVILERCANNGRGIADFSSLYTTKDSEKNLMEKTLKNGKRQEEDEEPNNDLTMLEGRRDLDSPSFSESVVSDKDEGRETEPRPTSRSSASLERITEVKHSLTLDIPTTQTNRCFSLTYSTDNDEEEDDGDSYPFVSGLRKQSFRGSDLELDSSPPIDSSVQDHRLSDHDLPLCEKDLALRPSNEEDELAYDSMKYTLVVDENTTLELVSLRRCTSVLSDDSELSTLCDDEPLGRSEVGYGRDDEKVRSELLSSSEDSSPEADLPFSKKFLNVFVNSTSRSSSTESFGLFSCTINGEERDQTHRAVYRFIPRHADELELDVDDPLYVEEEEDDYWYRGYNMRTGEKGIFPAFYAHEVMGQSKELLGMKRNPAWIETFNVQFLGSVEVPHHQGNGILCAAMQKIAISRKRTVHVRPPSLCELEISLQGVKLIMSLEDDFDTLDEYDRCSHFFQMKNISFCGCHPRNNCYFGFITKHPMLNRFACHVFVSQESMRPVAECVGRAFQEYYQEHLEYACPTEDIYLE; encoded by the exons GCCATCCCATGACATCAGCCTGGAGGAGTTTGATGATGAAGATCTCTCCGAAATTACAGATGACTGTGGGATTGGACTCAACTATGACTCTGATCCTTACGAGAAG GATTCCCTCATTCTGGAGAAGAGTGACATGCACCACCCGATCTGCTCCTTCCAGGATGACTTCCAAGAGTTTGAGATGATTGATGACGAAGATGACgatgacgaggaggaagaggatgaagaggttgACCCCGATACGCCCCAATCCCCCTttgcctcccctcctctctcccctacCCTTGGCACTATAAAGAGCAGACCCACCACGCTGAACCTCACCACTGCTGTGTCGCAG GATTCTcttaacaacaacagcagtCAGTCCCCAAAGAAAGGAAGCTGGCAGGACTCCCTACGCAACCCCACCTCACAGG GTCGTCTGTCTCCAACTCACTCATGTCTGGAGGATGGCAGCCATGTGACAGGCCAGTGCCCAGTCTCTCCAGTTTCCCAAGCACCAGGGTCTCAGACCAAAGGTactccacacaaacagacaggggagggagggaaccCCCAGTCCCCTCACAGGCCCCTACTCTGCGACAGTGAGGGCAACAGGCGCGAGAGGCCGGAATACG GCTCATTCGGTCAACTTAAGTCCCACTCGTGCACCGGTGATGTCACTGAGCCAAAAGCTGACCCTTTGATCCAGACAGCCAGAGTTCCCTCCGTAGACGAGCACTCCCAGTGTTCAGACACAGAGGTGGACCATGACCTCAACAGCCACCACaatcacaaacactcaaaccGGTGTGCCACCGACACTTACACAATCACCAGCGAGTCAGGTATCGAGCCGGAGAATGACCCAGACCCAGATGGAACCAGTCACTGCTTGTCATCCACTGCACCCATGGGAGCCAATGATGGCGCTGACACACCCTTGACCGATGAGGAGCTAGAGAAGGACTTCGAAGTGGAGTTCATGTGTAAGGAGACATATGATATGGTGTGTAAGGAGAAGCAGTCAGCATACATCGAGTTCCCCTGCATTGAACCTTCTGAGCCTGTCTCCTTCTCCAGCTATATGTCCTCCAGCCACTCAGAGGCTCTTGAGCAGTCCAACAGTACAGATACTCAAGCAAATTCTGCCATGGAGGCAGCAGCTAACGACTCCACCTCTCCATCCTCAGATCCAGGGATAGCAGATATGAACCAGCGGGGATACTTAACTTCAGACCAGGACAAGGACCTCAGTTCTCCGGGGTCTGACTCTGACATTGAAGGGGAGCTGGAGGCAGCGTTTGCCTGTGGAGGTCCTGTTGTCTCCAACATGATCTCCTCTATTTCAGAGACAGAGCTGGACCTTACCAGTGATGAAAGTAGCAGTGGACGCTCATCTCATCTCACCAACTCCATTGAGGAGGCTAGCTCACCTACATCAGACCAGGAACTGGACCCAGACACAGAGTTGGAGCAGGACAGTGGTATTGTTGGACTGAAAGCGTCTCTGCTTCTGGGCCAGCCCGACCCAATCAAAGAAGGATCTCCTCTACCATCTCCTTCCCCTCTACCCTCACCCACAATGGCTACACCATCCCCTGTTGACTCGCCCATCTTACCCCCTGAGCCTTATGATGACGGTGAAGCTCTGATGGGGCTGCAAAATGTGGATGATGAGCTGTCCTGCGAGCACCAGGCTGACCCAGATGAGACTCTGCCGCCGGCCCAAAGCTGCGAGGACAGTCTGTCCAGACAGATGGTTCTCCAGATAGAACCAGACCACAGCATGGAGAGCTTCAAACGCTCCTTCTACCTGCCAGTGGGACCCAGGCTAATACAAAGTTCAGATGAATACGATGGAACAAGTGAGGGAGACTCAGAATCAGAAAGTGAGGATGACTTAAGTGAGAATTCAGACTCACCCTGGCTGCTCAGCAACTTGGTCAACAGGATGATCTCAGAGGGCTCGTACCCAATCAGCTGTCCCGAGGAGTGCTTCAAGAGGAAGGTGTCAGTGTCAGACACCATCTCACCATCCTCTGACATTGGAGAGGGAGATGGCTTCAAtgatgaggacagagagaggaaagcagagatggaggaatcagaggaagaagagaaagagggtgaAGAGTACAGAATGGAAAGGATGGAGCCtggagaaagaagaagtgtGGAGTCTTCAAAAGAAGGAGTAGTTATAAGCCCCTGTCTGTATATGAGCAACTCTACTGGTGACACAGCAACCCCTGTTATTTTAGAGCGCTGTGCAAACAATGGGAGAGGAATCGCAGATTTCAGCTCCTTGTATACCACTAAAGACTCTGAGAAGAACTTGATGGAAAAAACATTGAAGAATGGCAAgagacaggaggaagatgaggagccTAATAACGACTTGACGATgctggagggaaggagggatcTGGACTCACCAAGTTTCAGTGAGAGTGTGGTCAGCGACAAGGACGAAGGTCGAGAGACAGAGCCCAGGCCAACGAGCCGCTCGTCAGCCTCTCTTGAGCGTATCACGGAGGTCAAACATAGCCTGACGCTCGACATCCCCACCACCCAGACCAACCGCTGCTTCAGCCTTACCTACTCCACAGACAAtgacgaagaggaggacgaTGGGGACTCTTATCCATTCGTGAGTGGCCTGAGGAAGCAGTCCTTCAGAGGTAGTGACTTGGAGCTGGACAGTTCACCGCCCATCGATTCCAGTGTGCAAGACCATCGTTTATCCGACCATGACCTCCCACTGTGTGAGAAAGATCTGGCTCTGAGGCCGTCGAATGAAGAGGATGAACTGGCCTATGACTCCATGAAATACACACTAGTGGTGGATGAAAATACTACGCTGGAGCTAGTCAGCCTCAGAAG GTGCACCTCTGTTCTGAGTGATGACAGTGAGCTTTCCACGCTATGTGACGACGAGCCTTTGGGAAGGAGTGAGGTGGGCTACGGTCGAGATGATGAGAAGGTGAGGTCAGAACTTCTCAGTTCTTCCGAGGACTCCTCCCCTGAAGCTGACCTCCCATTCTCCAAGAAGTTCCTCAACGTGTTCGTCAACAGCACCTCCCGCTCCTCCA GTACAGAATCCTTTGGACTTTTCTCCTGTACCATCAATGGCGAGGAGAGGGACCAGACACACAGGGCCGTCTACAG GTTCATTCCCAGACACGCGGATGAGCTGGAGCTGGATGTGGACGATCCTTTATacgtggaggaagaagaggatgacTACTGGTATAGAGGCTACAACATGCGGACGGGGGAGAAGGGTATCTTCCCTGCCTTCTATGCCCATGAGGTCATGGGCCAGTCTAAGGAGTTGTTGG GAATGAAAAGAAATCCGGCGTGGATTGAGACTTTCAACGTTCAGTTTTTGGGGTCTGTTGAAGTACCTCATCACCAAGGAAACGGCATTCTCTGTGCTGCCATGCAGAAG ATCGCGATATCGAGGAAACGGACGGTACACGTGCGACCTCCTTCCCTGTGTGAGTTGGAGATTAGCTTGCAGGGAGTGAAACTGATCATGAGCTTGGAGGATGACTTTGACACCCTCGATGAG TACGACAGATGTAGTCACTTCTTCCAGATGAAGAACATCTCGTTCTGTGGCTGCCATCCGAGGAACAACTG ctaCTTCGGCTTCATCACCAAGCACCCCATGCTGAACCGATTTGCTtgccatgtgtttgtttcccagGAGTCCATGCGACCTGTAGCAGAGTGTGTTGG tcGAGCCTTCCAGGAGTACTACCAGGAACACCTGGAGTACGCTTGCCCCACTGAGGACATTTACCTAGAGTAA
- the mapk8ip2 gene encoding C-Jun-amino-terminal kinase-interacting protein 2 isoform X2 — MADRAEMFSLSTFHSLSPPGCRPSHDISLEEFDDEDLSEITDDCGIGLNYDSDPYEKDSLILEKSDMHHPICSFQDDFQEFEMIDDEDDDDEEEEDEEVDPDTPQSPFASPPLSPTLGTIKSRPTTLNLTTAVSQDSLNNNSSQSPKKGSWQDSLRNPTSQGRLSPTHSCLEDGSHVTGQCPVSPVSQAPGSQTKGSFGQLKSHSCTGDVTEPKADPLIQTARVPSVDEHSQCSDTEVDHDLNSHHNHKHSNRCATDTYTITSESGIEPENDPDPDGTSHCLSSTAPMGANDGADTPLTDEELEKDFEVEFMCKETYDMVCKEKQSAYIEFPCIEPSEPVSFSSYMSSSHSEALEQSNSTDTQANSAMEAAANDSTSPSSDPGIADMNQRGYLTSDQDKDLSSPGSDSDIEGELEAAFACGGPVVSNMISSISETELDLTSDESSSGRSSHLTNSIEEASSPTSDQELDPDTELEQDSGIVGLKASLLLGQPDPIKEGSPLPSPSPLPSPTMATPSPVDSPILPPEPYDDGEALMGLQNVDDELSCEHQADPDETLPPAQSCEDSLSRQMVLQIEPDHSMESFKRSFYLPVGPRLIQSSDEYDGTSEGDSESESEDDLSENSDSPWLLSNLVNRMISEGSYPISCPEECFKRKVSVSDTISPSSDIGEGDGFNDEDRERKAEMEESEEEEKEGEEYRMERMEPGERRSVESSKEGVVISPCLYMSNSTGDTATPVILERCANNGRGIADFSSLYTTKDSEKNLMEKTLKNGKRQEEDEEPNNDLTMLEGRRDLDSPSFSESVVSDKDEGRETEPRPTSRSSASLERITEVKHSLTLDIPTTQTNRCFSLTYSTDNDEEEDDGDSYPFVSGLRKQSFRGSDLELDSSPPIDSSVQDHRLSDHDLPLCEKDLALRPSNEEDELAYDSMKYTLVVDENTTLELVSLRRCTSVLSDDSELSTLCDDEPLGRSEVGYGRDDEKVRSELLSSSEDSSPEADLPFSKKFLNVFVNSTSRSSSTESFGLFSCTINGEERDQTHRAVYRFIPRHADELELDVDDPLYVEEEEDDYWYRGYNMRTGEKGIFPAFYAHEVMGQSKELLGMKRNPAWIETFNVQFLGSVEVPHHQGNGILCAAMQKIAISRKRTVHVRPPSLCELEISLQGVKLIMSLEDDFDTLDEYDRCSHFFQMKNISFCGCHPRNNCYFGFITKHPMLNRFACHVFVSQESMRPVAECVGRAFQEYYQEHLEYACPTEDIYLE, encoded by the exons GCCATCCCATGACATCAGCCTGGAGGAGTTTGATGATGAAGATCTCTCCGAAATTACAGATGACTGTGGGATTGGACTCAACTATGACTCTGATCCTTACGAGAAG GATTCCCTCATTCTGGAGAAGAGTGACATGCACCACCCGATCTGCTCCTTCCAGGATGACTTCCAAGAGTTTGAGATGATTGATGACGAAGATGACgatgacgaggaggaagaggatgaagaggttgACCCCGATACGCCCCAATCCCCCTttgcctcccctcctctctcccctacCCTTGGCACTATAAAGAGCAGACCCACCACGCTGAACCTCACCACTGCTGTGTCGCAG GATTCTcttaacaacaacagcagtCAGTCCCCAAAGAAAGGAAGCTGGCAGGACTCCCTACGCAACCCCACCTCACAGG GTCGTCTGTCTCCAACTCACTCATGTCTGGAGGATGGCAGCCATGTGACAGGCCAGTGCCCAGTCTCTCCAGTTTCCCAAGCACCAGGGTCTCAGACCAAAG GCTCATTCGGTCAACTTAAGTCCCACTCGTGCACCGGTGATGTCACTGAGCCAAAAGCTGACCCTTTGATCCAGACAGCCAGAGTTCCCTCCGTAGACGAGCACTCCCAGTGTTCAGACACAGAGGTGGACCATGACCTCAACAGCCACCACaatcacaaacactcaaaccGGTGTGCCACCGACACTTACACAATCACCAGCGAGTCAGGTATCGAGCCGGAGAATGACCCAGACCCAGATGGAACCAGTCACTGCTTGTCATCCACTGCACCCATGGGAGCCAATGATGGCGCTGACACACCCTTGACCGATGAGGAGCTAGAGAAGGACTTCGAAGTGGAGTTCATGTGTAAGGAGACATATGATATGGTGTGTAAGGAGAAGCAGTCAGCATACATCGAGTTCCCCTGCATTGAACCTTCTGAGCCTGTCTCCTTCTCCAGCTATATGTCCTCCAGCCACTCAGAGGCTCTTGAGCAGTCCAACAGTACAGATACTCAAGCAAATTCTGCCATGGAGGCAGCAGCTAACGACTCCACCTCTCCATCCTCAGATCCAGGGATAGCAGATATGAACCAGCGGGGATACTTAACTTCAGACCAGGACAAGGACCTCAGTTCTCCGGGGTCTGACTCTGACATTGAAGGGGAGCTGGAGGCAGCGTTTGCCTGTGGAGGTCCTGTTGTCTCCAACATGATCTCCTCTATTTCAGAGACAGAGCTGGACCTTACCAGTGATGAAAGTAGCAGTGGACGCTCATCTCATCTCACCAACTCCATTGAGGAGGCTAGCTCACCTACATCAGACCAGGAACTGGACCCAGACACAGAGTTGGAGCAGGACAGTGGTATTGTTGGACTGAAAGCGTCTCTGCTTCTGGGCCAGCCCGACCCAATCAAAGAAGGATCTCCTCTACCATCTCCTTCCCCTCTACCCTCACCCACAATGGCTACACCATCCCCTGTTGACTCGCCCATCTTACCCCCTGAGCCTTATGATGACGGTGAAGCTCTGATGGGGCTGCAAAATGTGGATGATGAGCTGTCCTGCGAGCACCAGGCTGACCCAGATGAGACTCTGCCGCCGGCCCAAAGCTGCGAGGACAGTCTGTCCAGACAGATGGTTCTCCAGATAGAACCAGACCACAGCATGGAGAGCTTCAAACGCTCCTTCTACCTGCCAGTGGGACCCAGGCTAATACAAAGTTCAGATGAATACGATGGAACAAGTGAGGGAGACTCAGAATCAGAAAGTGAGGATGACTTAAGTGAGAATTCAGACTCACCCTGGCTGCTCAGCAACTTGGTCAACAGGATGATCTCAGAGGGCTCGTACCCAATCAGCTGTCCCGAGGAGTGCTTCAAGAGGAAGGTGTCAGTGTCAGACACCATCTCACCATCCTCTGACATTGGAGAGGGAGATGGCTTCAAtgatgaggacagagagaggaaagcagagatggaggaatcagaggaagaagagaaagagggtgaAGAGTACAGAATGGAAAGGATGGAGCCtggagaaagaagaagtgtGGAGTCTTCAAAAGAAGGAGTAGTTATAAGCCCCTGTCTGTATATGAGCAACTCTACTGGTGACACAGCAACCCCTGTTATTTTAGAGCGCTGTGCAAACAATGGGAGAGGAATCGCAGATTTCAGCTCCTTGTATACCACTAAAGACTCTGAGAAGAACTTGATGGAAAAAACATTGAAGAATGGCAAgagacaggaggaagatgaggagccTAATAACGACTTGACGATgctggagggaaggagggatcTGGACTCACCAAGTTTCAGTGAGAGTGTGGTCAGCGACAAGGACGAAGGTCGAGAGACAGAGCCCAGGCCAACGAGCCGCTCGTCAGCCTCTCTTGAGCGTATCACGGAGGTCAAACATAGCCTGACGCTCGACATCCCCACCACCCAGACCAACCGCTGCTTCAGCCTTACCTACTCCACAGACAAtgacgaagaggaggacgaTGGGGACTCTTATCCATTCGTGAGTGGCCTGAGGAAGCAGTCCTTCAGAGGTAGTGACTTGGAGCTGGACAGTTCACCGCCCATCGATTCCAGTGTGCAAGACCATCGTTTATCCGACCATGACCTCCCACTGTGTGAGAAAGATCTGGCTCTGAGGCCGTCGAATGAAGAGGATGAACTGGCCTATGACTCCATGAAATACACACTAGTGGTGGATGAAAATACTACGCTGGAGCTAGTCAGCCTCAGAAG GTGCACCTCTGTTCTGAGTGATGACAGTGAGCTTTCCACGCTATGTGACGACGAGCCTTTGGGAAGGAGTGAGGTGGGCTACGGTCGAGATGATGAGAAGGTGAGGTCAGAACTTCTCAGTTCTTCCGAGGACTCCTCCCCTGAAGCTGACCTCCCATTCTCCAAGAAGTTCCTCAACGTGTTCGTCAACAGCACCTCCCGCTCCTCCA GTACAGAATCCTTTGGACTTTTCTCCTGTACCATCAATGGCGAGGAGAGGGACCAGACACACAGGGCCGTCTACAG GTTCATTCCCAGACACGCGGATGAGCTGGAGCTGGATGTGGACGATCCTTTATacgtggaggaagaagaggatgacTACTGGTATAGAGGCTACAACATGCGGACGGGGGAGAAGGGTATCTTCCCTGCCTTCTATGCCCATGAGGTCATGGGCCAGTCTAAGGAGTTGTTGG GAATGAAAAGAAATCCGGCGTGGATTGAGACTTTCAACGTTCAGTTTTTGGGGTCTGTTGAAGTACCTCATCACCAAGGAAACGGCATTCTCTGTGCTGCCATGCAGAAG ATCGCGATATCGAGGAAACGGACGGTACACGTGCGACCTCCTTCCCTGTGTGAGTTGGAGATTAGCTTGCAGGGAGTGAAACTGATCATGAGCTTGGAGGATGACTTTGACACCCTCGATGAG TACGACAGATGTAGTCACTTCTTCCAGATGAAGAACATCTCGTTCTGTGGCTGCCATCCGAGGAACAACTG ctaCTTCGGCTTCATCACCAAGCACCCCATGCTGAACCGATTTGCTtgccatgtgtttgtttcccagGAGTCCATGCGACCTGTAGCAGAGTGTGTTGG tcGAGCCTTCCAGGAGTACTACCAGGAACACCTGGAGTACGCTTGCCCCACTGAGGACATTTACCTAGAGTAA
- the arsa gene encoding arylsulfatase A isoform X1, with amino-acid sequence MDVTSLLLLLFLSSLCCSCCFGAAPPNFVLVFADDLGFGDLGCYGHPTSLTPNLDRLAAGGLRFTDFYCTSPVCSPSRASLLTGRYQTRSGIYPGVLYPGSIGGLPLNETTIAEVLKPQGYATAAVGKWHLGFGANGMFLPTKQGFDQYMGIPYSHDMGPCRNLTCFPPDVKCFGFCDIGVVTVPLMHNDVIKQQPVDFLDLEKTYSDFATNFITTSAKKNQPFFLYYPSHHTHYPQYAGPGAAGKSLRGPYGDALLEFDNTIGNLLTTLEKTGVINNTLVFFTSDNGPELMRMSRGGNAGPLKCGKGTTYDGGMREPAIAYWPGTIKPGVTHELASTLDILPTISALAGAKLPQVKLDGVDMTEILVQRGKSKRETMMFYPTDPSEMYGLFALRLGKYKAHYYTRGATHSGTTPDNDCSVFAVLKAHDPPLLFDLELDPSENYPLPLMGKPDLQALLERMKRVKQQFEASMVFGQSQVSKGIDHSLEPCCNPQCTPKPNCCQC; translated from the exons CGATGATTTGGGTTTCGGGGATCTGGGCTGTTACGGACATCCCACCTCTCTCACCCCGAACCTGGACCGTCTGGCCGCGGGAGGACTCCGCTTCACCGACTTCTACTGCACCAGCCCGGTGTGCAGCCCGTCCAG AGCATCGTTGTTGACGGGACGTTACCAGACTCGCTCCGGCATCTACCCAGGAGTGTTGTACCCGGGCTCCATAGGCGGACTTCCTCTGAATGAGACCACCATCGCTGAGGTCCTGAAACCTCAGGGCTACGCCACAGCTGCCGTGGGAAAGTGGCACCTGGGATTTGGGGCTAATGGCATGTTTCTTCCGACCAAGCAGGGGTTTGACCAGTACATGGGGATCCCTTACTCCCATGACATG GGCCCCTGTCGGAACTTGACTTGTTTCCCTCCAGATGTGAAGTGTTTCGGATTCTGTGATATCGGCGTAGTAACCGTCCCGCTAATGCACAATGACGTCATCAAGCAGCAACCGGTCGACTTCCTGGACCTGGAGAAGACGTACAGTGACTTCGCAACCAACTTCATCACCACATCGGCCAAGAAGAATCAACCTTTCTTCCTCTACTATCCCTCTCAT cacaCCCACTACCCCCAGTATGCAGGTCCAGGGGCCGCCGGGAAGTCTTTAAGGGGCCCATATGGAGATGCTCTGCTGGAGTTTGACAACACTATCGGAAACCTACTGACAACCCTGGAGAAGACAGGAGTCATCAACAACACTCTGGTCTTCTTCACTTCAGACAATgg aCCTGAGCTGATGCGTATGTCCCGTGGCGGTAACGCTGGCCCTCTGAAATGTGGGAAAGGCACCACATATGACGGCGGCATGAGGGAGCCAGCCATCGCGTACTGGCCAGGGACCATCAAACCAG GTGTGACTCATGAGCTGGCCAGCACACTAGACATCCTCCCCACCATCTCAGCCCTGGCAGGAGCCAAACTGCCCCAGGTGAAGCTGGATGGAGTCGATATGACAGAGATCCTTGTCCAGCGAGGAAAG AGTAAAAGGGAGACGATGATGTTCTACCCCACAGACCCCAGTGAGATGTATGGTCTGTTTGCTCTCAGGTTGGGGAAGTACAAGGCCCACTACTACACACGAG GTGCCACCCACAGCGGCACGACCCCGGACAATGACTGCTCAGTATTCGCTGTTCTCAAGGCCCATGACCCCCCTCTGCTTTTCGACCTGGAGCTTGACCCCTCTGAGAACTACCCTCTCCCTCTGATGGGGAAACCCGACCTCCAAGCCCTgctggagaggatgaagagagtCAAGCAGCAGTTTGAAGCCTCCATGGTGTTTGGGCAGAGCCAGGTATCAAAAGGAATAGACCACAGCCTGGAGCCGTGCTGCAATCCTCAGTGTACCCCCAAACCCAACTGCTGCCAGTGCTGA